In Dolichospermum flos-aquae CCAP 1403/13F, the following proteins share a genomic window:
- a CDS encoding Tic20 family protein, whose translation MSWRGSTTFPDRIFACLPYLLPLIEVFAFGQFLMNDFPLLGLIFLPLLPLLRIYYGVRYAGMIIFFALWLLVVRNEKINHFIRFNTMQAIILDIVIFLCSILTDIVKLVPGSGFAMQTLYTTIFMGILAAVVYSVAQSLMGKYAEIPAISDAVHMQVR comes from the coding sequence ATGTCTTGGCGCGGGTCTACAACTTTCCCTGATCGAATTTTTGCCTGTTTACCTTATCTACTGCCTTTGATTGAGGTATTTGCTTTCGGTCAGTTTTTAATGAATGATTTTCCACTGTTAGGACTGATATTTTTACCCCTGTTGCCACTATTAAGAATTTACTATGGTGTCCGTTATGCGGGAATGATTATTTTCTTTGCTTTGTGGCTGTTGGTGGTCAGAAACGAGAAAATTAATCATTTTATTCGTTTTAACACGATGCAAGCCATCATTCTCGATATTGTGATCTTTTTATGTAGCATCTTGACCGATATTGTGAAATTAGTTCCTGGTAGTGGATTTGCTATGCAAACACTTTATACAACCATTTTCATGGGGATATTAGCAGCAGTTGTTTATTCCGTTGCTCAGTCATTAATGGGTAAGTATGCGGAAATTCCCGCGATTTCCGATGCAGTACATATGCAAGTACGCTAA
- a CDS encoding AAA family ATPase yields MSQIKVKNFGPIKSGFAENNGFIDIRKITVFIGNQGTGKSSIAKLISTLSWLEKQLYRGNLEIKYVKNYNRFIRTYCNYHNLKNYFLPETEIEYVGNAFSFYFQEGKLKVFPMIKQLDLFSNNNSPQEYIVPKIMYVPAERNFFSVVKGAEKVKELPQSLSTFFEELERSQQELSESLTLPVGDVKLEFDQKDNTLNIIGSDYKLNISESSSGFQSFIPLFLVSRNIALSIGQNQDSSQNELSGEEQQRLKTEIEKILSNDNLSEEFKKAALEVLSSKYKNECFLNIVEEIEQNLFPKSQKDVLYKLLEFANLTEGNTLILTTHSPYIINYLTLAIKGYQVLQKILDLPNSNLLKEQLENIVPQASCVSDEDSIVYELTETGEIIKLSTYEGLPTDENYLNSFLAETNNLFDDLLEIEEQI; encoded by the coding sequence ATGAGTCAAATAAAAGTTAAAAATTTCGGACCAATTAAATCAGGTTTCGCAGAAAATAATGGATTTATAGACATTCGTAAAATTACTGTTTTTATCGGTAATCAAGGAACGGGAAAAAGTAGTATCGCTAAACTAATTTCAACATTAAGTTGGTTGGAAAAACAGTTGTATCGTGGAAATTTAGAAATAAAATATGTAAAAAACTATAATAGGTTTATTAGAACATATTGTAACTATCATAACTTGAAGAATTATTTCTTGCCAGAAACTGAAATTGAATATGTAGGAAATGCTTTTTCTTTTTATTTCCAAGAGGGAAAATTAAAAGTTTTTCCTATGATTAAACAATTAGATCTGTTTTCTAATAATAATAGTCCCCAAGAATATATTGTACCTAAAATTATGTATGTACCAGCAGAAAGAAACTTTTTTAGTGTTGTCAAGGGGGCTGAAAAAGTAAAAGAATTACCTCAATCATTATCTACTTTTTTTGAGGAATTAGAGCGTTCACAGCAGGAATTATCAGAAAGTTTGACTTTACCAGTGGGTGATGTAAAGTTGGAATTTGATCAAAAAGATAATACTTTAAATATTATAGGAAGTGATTATAAATTAAATATTTCCGAATCTTCAAGCGGGTTTCAATCTTTTATTCCTTTGTTTTTAGTTTCTAGAAATATTGCGTTATCTATTGGTCAAAATCAAGATTCTTCCCAAAATGAACTTAGTGGAGAAGAACAACAAAGATTAAAAACAGAAATTGAAAAAATCCTATCCAATGATAATCTTTCTGAGGAATTTAAAAAAGCTGCTTTGGAAGTATTATCTTCTAAATATAAAAATGAATGTTTTTTAAATATTGTTGAAGAAATAGAACAAAATCTGTTTCCCAAATCGCAAAAAGACGTTTTATATAAATTGTTAGAATTTGCTAACCTTACAGAAGGTAATACACTAATTCTCACTACCCACAGTCCTTATATTATTAATTATCTGACATTAGCAATCAAGGGATATCAGGTTTTACAGAAAATTCTAGATTTACCAAACAGCAATTTACTAAAGGAACAACTAGAAAATATTGTTCCTCAAGCATCTTGTGTATCTGATGAGGATTCAATTGTATATGAATTAACAGAGACAGGGGAAATTATCAAACTTTCTACTTATGAAGGATTACCTACTGATGAAAATTATCTCAATTCTTTCTTAGCAGAGACTAATAACCTTTTTGATGATTTACTAGAAATTGAGGAACAAATATGA
- a CDS encoding histidine triad nucleotide-binding protein: protein MSPNTETIFSKIIRKEIPANIVYEDDLALAFTDVNPQAPVHILVIPKKPIVNLATAEPEDQALLGHLLLTVQKVAAQAGLENGYRVVMNTGVDGGQTVYHLHIHILGGRSMSWPPG, encoded by the coding sequence ATGAGTCCGAACACAGAAACCATTTTTAGTAAAATCATTCGTAAAGAAATTCCCGCGAATATTGTTTATGAAGACGATTTAGCTTTGGCTTTTACAGATGTTAACCCCCAAGCACCAGTTCACATCCTTGTAATTCCCAAAAAACCCATAGTTAATCTAGCTACCGCAGAACCTGAAGATCAAGCACTTTTAGGACATCTATTATTAACAGTCCAGAAAGTTGCAGCACAAGCAGGACTGGAAAACGGTTATCGCGTAGTTATGAACACTGGTGTTGATGGCGGACAAACAGTCTATCATCTCCATATACATATACTAGGCGGTCGTTCTATGTCCTGGCCTCCTGGTTGA
- a CDS encoding fumarylacetoacetate hydrolase family protein: MAQRYVRVQSQEGKIYYGLLQLSQNVEVLDAPPWLDGQPTDLILPSNSYTILAPCAPSKIVGVGKNYADHAAEMGTPVPAEPLIFFKPPTSVIASEREIKYPYQSQRVDYEGELALVIGDRTSDCTPAQAQSKIWGYTIANDVTARDLQKKDPQWTRAKGFDTFCPLGPWIVRELNPGARLQTFLNDNPHPVQSTCIDQMVFSPDFLVSYISQGMTLLPGDIILTGTPMGVGALQIGDRIRVEIEGIGRLENTVIVR, translated from the coding sequence ATGGCGCAGCGATATGTGCGAGTTCAAAGTCAAGAAGGGAAAATTTACTATGGGTTACTCCAGCTTTCTCAGAATGTAGAAGTGCTGGATGCTCCACCTTGGTTGGATGGTCAACCTACGGATTTAATCCTGCCATCCAATTCTTACACGATTCTAGCCCCCTGTGCGCCTTCAAAAATTGTGGGTGTAGGCAAGAATTATGCTGATCATGCGGCGGAAATGGGAACACCTGTACCCGCTGAACCGCTAATTTTTTTCAAACCGCCTACATCTGTGATTGCGTCAGAAAGAGAAATTAAGTATCCTTATCAGTCTCAACGGGTAGACTATGAAGGAGAATTGGCTTTGGTGATTGGCGATCGCACAAGTGATTGTACCCCAGCCCAAGCCCAAAGTAAAATTTGGGGTTATACCATTGCCAATGATGTTACAGCCAGGGATTTACAAAAAAAAGACCCCCAATGGACAAGAGCCAAAGGTTTTGATACTTTTTGTCCTTTGGGTCCTTGGATTGTCCGAGAATTAAACCCAGGAGCGAGATTACAGACGTTTCTGAATGATAATCCCCATCCAGTCCAATCTACTTGTATTGATCAAATGGTATTTTCCCCAGATTTTTTGGTGTCTTATATCAGTCAAGGGATGACCTTATTACCTGGGGATATAATATTAACTGGTACACCAATGGGGGTAGGAGCTTTGCAAATAGGCGATCGCATCCGTGTAGAAATTGAAGGAATTGGTCGCCTAGAAAACACAGTTATCGTCCGTTAA
- a CDS encoding Uma2 family endonuclease — protein sequence MVQTPTKLLTLDEFLKQPETKPASEFIDSKIIQKPMPQGKHSTVQLDLGADINIALKPQHIARAYSELRCTFGSKSIVPDIAVFTWERIPRDENGKVSNTFALAPDWTIEILSPDQSQTKVVRNILHCLTHGTQMGWLIDPEEELVFVYFSNRTIEVFEVASDRLPVPHFAESFKLTIGQLFSWLSE from the coding sequence ATGGTTCAAACTCCCACTAAACTCCTAACCTTAGATGAATTTCTCAAACAGCCAGAAACCAAACCAGCCAGCGAATTTATAGACAGTAAAATTATCCAAAAACCTATGCCTCAAGGAAAACACAGCACGGTGCAACTTGATCTCGGTGCTGATATCAATATAGCTCTCAAACCCCAGCATATCGCTCGTGCTTATTCGGAACTGCGCTGTACCTTTGGGAGTAAATCTATTGTTCCTGATATCGCAGTTTTTACTTGGGAACGTATTCCCCGTGACGAAAATGGTAAAGTATCTAATACCTTTGCACTCGCACCAGACTGGACAATTGAAATTCTTTCTCCTGATCAAAGTCAAACTAAAGTTGTTCGCAATATCCTTCATTGTCTCACTCATGGGACTCAAATGGGGTGGTTGATTGACCCAGAAGAAGAATTAGTATTTGTTTATTTTAGCAATCGTACCATTGAAGTTTTTGAAGTTGCAAGCGATCGCCTACCTGTTCCCCATTTTGCAGAGTCCTTTAAGCTAACAATTGGTCAACTTTTTAGTTGGTTAAGCGAATAG
- the psbA gene encoding photosystem II q(b) protein: MTTTLQQRESANVWNRFCEWITSTDNRLYIGWFGVLMIPTLLAAITCFVIAFIAAPPVDIDGIREPVAGSLLYGNNIISGAVVPSSNAIGLHFYPIWESASLDEWLYNGGPYQLVVFHFLIGVFCYLGREWELSYRLGMRPWICLAFSAPVAAATAVFLIYPIGQGSFSDGMPLGISGTFNFMIVFQAEHNILMHPFHMLGVAGVFGGSLFSAMHGSLVTSSLVKETTENESQNYGYKFGQEEETYNIVAAHGYFGRLIFQYASFNNSRQLHFLLAAWPVIGIWFTALGVSTMAFNLNGFNFNQSVMDSQGRVIATWADVINRANLGMEVMHERNAHNFPLDLAAADVAPVALSAPAING; the protein is encoded by the coding sequence ATGACAACTACCTTACAACAGCGCGAAAGTGCTAACGTATGGAATCGCTTCTGCGAATGGATCACCAGCACTGACAACCGTTTATATATCGGTTGGTTCGGAGTATTAATGATCCCTACCCTCCTCGCTGCAATTACTTGCTTTGTAATTGCATTTATCGCTGCTCCTCCCGTGGACATTGACGGTATCCGCGAACCAGTTGCAGGTTCTCTACTCTACGGAAACAACATCATCTCCGGTGCAGTAGTTCCTTCCTCCAACGCTATCGGTTTACACTTCTACCCTATTTGGGAATCTGCTTCTTTAGATGAGTGGTTGTATAACGGCGGTCCTTACCAGTTAGTAGTATTCCACTTCTTGATCGGCGTATTCTGCTACCTCGGTCGTGAATGGGAACTTTCTTACCGCTTAGGAATGCGTCCTTGGATTTGCCTAGCATTCTCCGCACCTGTAGCTGCTGCTACCGCAGTATTCTTGATCTACCCAATCGGTCAAGGTTCATTCTCAGACGGTATGCCTTTAGGTATCTCTGGAACATTCAACTTCATGATCGTGTTCCAAGCAGAACACAACATCTTGATGCACCCCTTCCATATGTTAGGTGTAGCTGGTGTCTTCGGTGGTTCTTTGTTCTCTGCAATGCACGGTTCACTTGTGACTTCTTCCTTGGTTAAAGAAACAACCGAAAACGAATCACAAAACTACGGTTATAAATTCGGTCAAGAAGAAGAAACCTATAACATCGTTGCTGCTCACGGTTACTTCGGTCGCTTGATTTTCCAATACGCTTCCTTCAACAACAGCCGTCAACTACACTTCTTACTAGCTGCTTGGCCTGTAATTGGTATCTGGTTCACAGCTTTGGGTGTTAGCACAATGGCGTTTAACCTCAACGGTTTTAACTTCAACCAATCCGTCATGGATTCTCAAGGTCGCGTTATTGCTACCTGGGCTGACGTAATCAACCGCGCTAACTTAGGTATGGAAGTAATGCACGAGCGTAACGCTCACAACTTCCCTCTAGATTTGGCTGCTGCTGATGTTGCTCCTGTTGCTTTAAGCGCTCCTGCAATCAACGGTTAA
- the glyA gene encoding serine hydroxymethyltransferase, which produces MTKTNSDLLKNSDPAINELINQELQRQRDHLELIASENFTSAAVLAAQGSVLTNKYAEGLPGKRYYGGCEFVDKIEQIAIDRAKQLFGAAHANVQPHSGAQANFAVFLTLLQPGDTIMGMDLSHGGHLTHGSPVNVSGKWFQVRHYGVSKETEQLDYDQIRDLAIKERPKLLICGYSAYPRIIDFQKFRSIADEVGAYLLADIAHIAGLVATGHHPNPLPYCDVVTTTTHKTLRGPRGGLILTRDAELGKKLDKSVFPGTQGGPLEHVIAGKAVAFGEALKPEFTTYSGQVIENARALATQLQNRGFKLVSNGTDNHLMLVDLRSVGMTGKKGDQLVSSVNITANKNTVPFDTESPFVTSGLRLGSPAMTTRGLGVAEFTEVGNIIADRLLSPDADTVTKDCLMRVAALCDRFPLYPHLEIPVPALA; this is translated from the coding sequence GTGACAAAAACTAATTCAGACCTGTTAAAAAACTCTGATCCTGCTATTAATGAACTAATTAACCAAGAATTACAGCGTCAACGAGACCACTTGGAATTAATTGCGAGTGAAAACTTTACCTCTGCTGCGGTATTAGCTGCTCAAGGTTCAGTATTAACCAACAAATACGCTGAAGGATTACCAGGTAAACGCTATTATGGCGGTTGTGAGTTTGTTGACAAAATTGAACAAATAGCCATTGACCGGGCTAAACAGCTATTTGGTGCGGCTCATGCCAATGTTCAACCCCATTCCGGCGCACAAGCTAATTTTGCCGTCTTCCTAACCCTGCTGCAACCAGGGGACACAATTATGGGTATGGACTTATCCCATGGAGGACACCTTACCCACGGTTCACCAGTGAACGTTTCTGGTAAATGGTTCCAAGTCCGTCATTATGGCGTAAGTAAAGAAACTGAACAATTAGACTATGACCAAATTCGTGATTTAGCTATCAAAGAACGGCCTAAACTCTTAATTTGTGGGTATTCAGCCTATCCTCGGATTATTGACTTTCAAAAGTTCCGCAGTATTGCTGATGAAGTTGGCGCGTACTTACTCGCAGATATTGCTCACATTGCTGGTTTAGTGGCGACTGGTCATCATCCCAACCCCCTGCCTTATTGTGATGTTGTCACAACTACAACTCATAAAACTTTACGTGGACCTCGCGGCGGCTTGATTTTGACTCGTGATGCAGAATTGGGTAAAAAGCTGGATAAATCAGTTTTCCCCGGTACTCAAGGTGGACCACTAGAACACGTGATTGCTGGTAAAGCTGTGGCTTTTGGTGAAGCTCTTAAACCTGAGTTTACAACTTATTCTGGCCAAGTGATTGAAAATGCCCGCGCTTTGGCTACTCAATTGCAAAACAGAGGATTCAAATTAGTGTCTAATGGCACGGATAATCACTTAATGTTAGTAGATTTACGTTCTGTTGGTATGACTGGGAAGAAGGGAGATCAACTAGTCAGCAGTGTTAATATTACCGCCAATAAGAATACAGTTCCTTTTGATACTGAATCACCTTTTGTTACCAGTGGTTTAAGATTGGGTTCTCCCGCTATGACTACTAGGGGTTTAGGTGTGGCAGAATTTACGGAAGTTGGCAATATTATTGCTGATCGTTTACTTTCTCCAGATGCGGATACAGTCACTAAAGATTGTTTGATGCGAGTGGCGGCATTGTGCGATCGCTTCCCATTATATCCTCACTTGGAAATTCCTGTACCAGCCCTAGCTTAA
- a CDS encoding Rpn family recombination-promoting nuclease/putative transposase, producing the protein MAKPADVSTKRLISLAPNNWVKWVTQIPDVVAGEILNSEFQWISRESDVLIRAESKEYGEFMVLNELQLRYKSELPRRMRAYAGLAEEKYKLPTYPVLINILKTGDAEIPTRFESNLAGLEVRQDYRVINLWEVDVKIALEQPLPSLLPFVPILKGGEDESIIREALRLLQADEQLNQLETVLAFSATFVLDSSLVQEIMRWDMTVLRESPWYQEILQQGEQQGEQKGEKKDRLSSIELCLEVKFGNEGLKFMPKISEISDLETLKTIQRSILTVESLEELKHILQSFS; encoded by the coding sequence ATGGCCAAACCTGCGGATGTTAGTACCAAACGCTTAATTAGTCTTGCACCCAATAATTGGGTAAAATGGGTAACGCAAATCCCGGATGTGGTTGCTGGGGAAATTCTCAATTCTGAATTTCAATGGATTAGTAGGGAAAGTGATGTACTTATCCGTGCTGAAAGTAAAGAATATGGGGAATTTATGGTTCTCAATGAATTGCAATTGCGGTATAAGTCAGAACTGCCGCGAAGGATGCGAGCTTATGCAGGATTAGCTGAAGAAAAATATAAATTACCCACATATCCTGTACTAATTAACATTCTCAAAACAGGTGATGCTGAAATCCCAACACGATTTGAATCTAATCTTGCTGGTTTAGAAGTGCGTCAAGATTACCGAGTAATTAACCTGTGGGAAGTAGATGTTAAAATTGCCTTAGAACAACCTTTACCGTCTCTACTGCCTTTTGTGCCGATTCTCAAAGGTGGTGAAGATGAATCTATAATTCGGGAAGCATTGCGTTTATTGCAAGCTGATGAACAATTAAATCAATTAGAAACGGTTCTTGCTTTTTCTGCTACGTTTGTATTAGATAGTTCCTTAGTTCAAGAAATTATGAGGTGGGATATGACAGTTTTACGCGAATCACCTTGGTATCAGGAAATATTGCAACAAGGAGAACAGCAAGGAGAACAAAAAGGAGAAAAGAAAGATAGACTCTCAAGCATTGAGTTATGTTTAGAAGTAAAATTTGGTAATGAAGGATTAAAATTCATGCCGAAAATATCAGAAATATCTGATCTTGAGACACTAAAAACAATTCAACGCTCGATTCTCACCGTTGAAAGTTTAGAGGAACTAAAACACATACTCCAAAGTTTCTCATAA
- a CDS encoding YifB family Mg chelatase-like AAA ATPase yields the protein MLARVWSASIIGIDAVKVGVEVDVSGGLPGIVILGLPDSAIQESKERVKATLKNAGFAFPIRKIVINLTPADLRKEGPAFDLPISVGILAASEQVNADLLGDFLFLGEVSLDGSLRPVAGVLPIAATAKKMGITGLVVPVDNAQEAAVVEGLMVYGCKDIADVVDLLNNPKKYKPVQLNKAVETTQETSLNLADLQDIKGQAHARRALEIAAAGGHNLIFVGPPGSGKTMLARRLSGILPPLSFPESLEVTRIHSVAGLLKNRGSLVRERPFRSPHHSASGPSLVGGGTFPRPGEISLSHRGVLFLDELTEFKRDVLEFLRQPLEDGFVTISRTKQSVTFPAQFTLVASTNPCPCGYYGDTIQGCTCSPRQREQYWAKLSGPLMDRIDLQVAVNRLKPEEITQQPTGEASKSVAERVKKARELAMIRFQKEEDLQCNAQMQSRHLQKWCNLDDASRTLLEAAIRKLGLSARASDRILKVARTIADLAADENLKPQHVAEAIQYRTIDRMQ from the coding sequence ATGCTGGCTAGAGTTTGGAGTGCATCTATCATCGGGATTGACGCTGTAAAAGTGGGAGTAGAAGTTGATGTTTCCGGTGGTTTACCGGGAATTGTGATTTTAGGTTTACCAGATTCCGCAATTCAAGAATCTAAAGAACGGGTAAAAGCAACTTTGAAAAATGCGGGTTTTGCTTTTCCCATCCGGAAAATTGTCATTAACCTAACTCCCGCAGATTTGAGGAAAGAGGGACCCGCTTTTGATTTACCAATTAGTGTGGGAATTTTAGCAGCTTCTGAACAAGTTAACGCCGATTTGTTAGGAGATTTTTTATTTTTGGGGGAAGTTTCTTTAGATGGTAGTTTGCGTCCTGTTGCTGGTGTTTTACCTATTGCTGCAACTGCAAAAAAGATGGGAATTACAGGTTTAGTTGTTCCTGTTGATAATGCCCAAGAAGCCGCTGTTGTTGAAGGTTTAATGGTTTATGGTTGTAAAGATATTGCTGATGTAGTGGACTTATTAAATAATCCTAAAAAATATAAACCTGTCCAGTTAAATAAAGCAGTAGAAACTACCCAAGAAACATCTTTAAATTTAGCAGATTTGCAAGATATTAAAGGACAAGCGCACGCCCGCAGGGCTTTAGAAATTGCGGCTGCGGGAGGACACAATTTGATTTTCGTTGGACCACCAGGAAGCGGAAAAACGATGTTAGCACGGCGATTATCGGGAATTTTACCACCTTTAAGTTTTCCTGAATCTTTGGAAGTAACACGCATTCATTCTGTGGCTGGATTGTTGAAAAATCGAGGTTCATTAGTTAGAGAAAGACCTTTTAGAAGTCCCCACCATTCCGCATCTGGTCCATCTTTAGTTGGTGGTGGTACTTTTCCTCGTCCTGGCGAAATTTCATTATCTCATAGAGGTGTACTTTTTTTAGATGAATTAACAGAATTTAAAAGAGATGTTTTGGAGTTTTTACGTCAACCTTTGGAAGATGGTTTTGTGACAATTTCTAGAACTAAACAATCTGTCACTTTTCCGGCACAATTTACATTAGTAGCCAGTACAAATCCCTGTCCTTGCGGTTATTATGGTGATACAATTCAAGGATGTACTTGTTCACCTCGACAACGGGAACAATATTGGGCAAAATTGTCTGGACCATTAATGGATAGAATTGATTTGCAAGTAGCAGTAAATCGTTTGAAACCCGAAGAAATTACTCAACAACCAACGGGAGAAGCGTCAAAATCTGTAGCAGAAAGAGTGAAAAAAGCACGAGAATTGGCTATGATTCGATTTCAAAAAGAAGAAGATTTACAATGTAATGCTCAAATGCAAAGTCGTCATTTACAAAAATGGTGTAATTTAGATGATGCTAGTCGGACTTTATTAGAAGCAGCAATTAGGAAATTAGGGTTATCCGCAAGAGCAAGCGATCGCATTCTTAAAGTAGCACGAACTATAGCAGATTTAGCAGCAGATGAAAACCTTAAACCCCAGCACGTAGCCGAAGCAATTCAATATCGGACAATTGATAGAATGCAATAA